A genomic segment from Paenibacillus sp. FSL K6-1096 encodes:
- a CDS encoding ABC transporter substrate-binding protein gives MKKFGKMGAALLLTLSMTMLGACGNSNGGNTAANAGKNGNAATEAPAADNGGKTAGKSITLGFSQVGAESGWRSANTKSIQDSAKEAGYTLKFSDAQQKQENQIKALRSFIQQKVDVISFSPVVESGWDTVLKEAKAAGIPVVLTDRAVDSKDTSLYVTFLGSDFVEEGRKAGQWLTEQYKDAAEDVNIVELQGTTGSAPANDRMAGFAEVIKGNPHLKIIASQTGDFTRAKGKEVMQAFLKANKDIDVLYAHNDDMALGAIQAIEAAGLKPGQDIKIISVDAVKDGMQAASEGKINFIVECNPLLGPQLMQVVQDIVDGKTVEPRIVTEETTFTSEQAKEALPSREY, from the coding sequence ATGAAGAAGTTCGGGAAAATGGGGGCAGCGCTGCTGCTGACCCTGTCCATGACCATGCTTGGCGCTTGCGGCAACAGCAATGGCGGGAATACGGCGGCGAATGCGGGGAAAAACGGAAATGCAGCCACGGAAGCCCCGGCGGCGGATAACGGAGGCAAGACGGCGGGCAAAAGCATAACGCTCGGATTCTCCCAGGTCGGTGCGGAGAGCGGCTGGCGCAGCGCGAATACGAAGTCGATTCAGGATTCTGCCAAGGAGGCAGGCTATACGCTGAAGTTCTCCGATGCGCAGCAGAAGCAGGAGAATCAGATCAAGGCGCTGCGTTCGTTCATCCAGCAGAAGGTGGATGTCATCTCGTTCTCGCCGGTGGTGGAATCAGGCTGGGATACGGTGCTGAAGGAGGCAAAGGCTGCCGGTATACCCGTGGTGCTGACAGACCGGGCGGTAGACTCCAAGGACACCTCGCTGTATGTCACGTTCCTGGGCTCTGACTTCGTAGAGGAAGGCCGCAAGGCGGGGCAATGGCTGACCGAGCAATATAAGGATGCTGCCGAGGACGTTAATATTGTGGAGCTGCAGGGAACTACTGGCTCTGCACCGGCCAATGACCGGATGGCAGGCTTCGCCGAGGTGATTAAGGGCAATCCCCATCTGAAGATCATCGCTTCGCAGACGGGCGACTTCACCCGGGCCAAGGGCAAGGAGGTTATGCAGGCCTTCCTGAAGGCCAACAAGGATATTGATGTGCTGTATGCCCATAACGATGACATGGCGCTTGGAGCCATTCAGGCGATTGAAGCCGCGGGACTCAAGCCCGGTCAGGATATCAAGATTATCTCGGTCGATGCGGTGAAGGACGGAATGCAGGCCGCCAGTGAGGGCAAAATCAACTTCATCGTCGAATGCAACCCGCTGCTCGGCCCGCAGCTCATGCAGGTGGTCCAGGATATCGTGGACGGCAAAACGGTAGAGCCGCGGATCGTCACCGAGGAGACGACGTTTACCTCCGAGCAGGCCAAGGAAGCTTTGCCCAGCCGCGAGTACTAA
- a CDS encoding sugar ABC transporter ATP-binding protein produces MNTQMPILQMTGIHKRFPGVKALSGVNLRLFPGEVHALMGENGAGKSTLIKVLTGVYSIDEGSVDMEGRSIAMHSPQESQAAGISTVYQEVNLCPNLSVAENIFIGREPRRLGRIHWKEMNRRAAELLRERMNLQIDVTLPLQSYSVAVQQLVAIARALNISARVLILDEPTSSLDQNEVEQLFRIMRKLKQDGLAILFVTHFLDQMYEISDRVTILRGGEPAGEYMVSELSRLDLVLKMIGKELDLLEELPQLAAEDKNSLGGELIRAEGLGRRGGIEPFDLSIRKGEVVGLAGLLGSGRTEAARLFFGADKPDSGQVTLAASGGGIRSPREAIGRRIAFCSENRKTEGIIGDLTVRENIILALQAKNGMFRTISRKRQEELAEEYIRLLNINPPSPEQLIRNLSGGNQQKVLLARWLLTEPELFILDEPTRGIDIGAKAEIQKLVLTLSRQGMSFLFISSELEEVLRVSDRIAILRDRRKVKEISDKDMSQQQMMQAIAGG; encoded by the coding sequence ATGAACACGCAGATGCCCATTCTGCAAATGACCGGAATCCACAAGCGGTTTCCGGGCGTCAAGGCGCTGAGCGGTGTGAATCTCCGCCTGTTCCCGGGCGAGGTTCATGCCTTGATGGGGGAGAACGGCGCCGGCAAGTCCACACTGATCAAGGTGCTGACCGGCGTCTATTCCATTGATGAAGGCAGCGTGGATATGGAGGGGCGGTCCATTGCTATGCACAGCCCGCAGGAATCACAGGCGGCGGGAATCAGCACCGTGTACCAGGAGGTGAATCTGTGTCCCAATCTGAGCGTTGCCGAGAATATCTTCATCGGCAGAGAGCCGCGGCGGCTGGGACGCATCCATTGGAAGGAGATGAACCGCAGGGCGGCGGAGCTGCTCCGGGAACGGATGAACCTGCAGATTGACGTCACGCTTCCCCTGCAGAGCTACTCCGTTGCGGTCCAGCAGCTTGTGGCGATTGCCCGGGCGCTGAATATCTCCGCCAGGGTGCTGATTCTGGATGAGCCGACCTCAAGCCTGGACCAGAACGAAGTGGAGCAGCTGTTCCGCATCATGCGGAAGCTGAAGCAGGACGGATTGGCGATTCTGTTCGTCACGCATTTTCTGGATCAGATGTATGAAATCTCAGACCGGGTGACCATTCTCCGGGGCGGTGAGCCGGCCGGTGAATACATGGTCTCCGAGCTAAGCCGCCTGGATCTGGTGCTGAAAATGATCGGCAAGGAGCTTGATCTGCTGGAGGAGCTGCCGCAGCTGGCAGCGGAGGACAAGAACAGCCTGGGCGGTGAGCTGATCCGGGCGGAGGGGCTCGGCCGCCGGGGCGGCATCGAGCCGTTCGACCTGTCCATCCGCAAGGGCGAGGTGGTTGGACTGGCAGGGCTGCTCGGGTCAGGGAGGACGGAGGCGGCCCGCCTGTTCTTCGGCGCCGATAAGCCGGATTCCGGGCAAGTCACGCTGGCGGCTTCGGGCGGCGGTATCCGCTCGCCCCGGGAAGCGATCGGGCGGCGGATTGCCTTCTGCTCGGAGAACCGCAAGACCGAGGGCATTATCGGCGATCTGACGGTCAGGGAGAACATCATTCTGGCGCTCCAGGCCAAGAACGGGATGTTCCGCACGATCTCCCGCAAGCGGCAGGAGGAGCTGGCCGAAGAATACATCCGTCTGCTGAATATTAACCCTCCAAGCCCGGAGCAGCTAATCCGGAACCTGAGCGGCGGCAATCAGCAGAAGGTGCTGCTGGCCCGCTGGCTGCTGACCGAGCCGGAGCTGTTCATCCTCGATGAGCCGACACGCGGTATTGACATCGGGGCCAAGGCAGAGATTCAGAAGCTGGTGCTGACGCTGTCGCGGCAGGGCATGTCCTTCCTGTTCATCTCCTCGGAGCTGGAGGAGGTGCTGCGCGTCAGCGACCGGATCGCCATCCTGCGCGACCGCCGCAAGGTGAAGGAAATCTCGGACAAGGACATGAGCCAGCAGCAGATGATGCAGGCGATTGCAGGAGGCTAA